A single region of the Branchiostoma lanceolatum isolate klBraLanc5 chromosome 1, klBraLanc5.hap2, whole genome shotgun sequence genome encodes:
- the LOC136420570 gene encoding uncharacterized protein, with protein sequence MKEIDVPFRITEGAGDDGKGSVKTWTQLNAKQLERVFAKLNLNAVLTYRWGPRGLTIASLSVAKLEVELPKHGLPDTGLKAALVERLSRFLKSDQIPLPEDEEQDEESNQILVVENIIQLWKDFEVQAVAMKASPGEEGNLTPSSLIQGAGSQVGNILPQGYI encoded by the exons ATGAAAGAGATTGATGTGCCCTTCAGAATCACGGAAGGGGCTGGAGATGATGGGAAGGGGTCAGTGAAAACATGGACGCAACTGAATG CAAAACAACTGGAGCGAGTCTTTGCGAAGCTCAACCTTAATGCTGTGCTTACATACAGGTGGGGCCCTAGAGGGCTGACTATAGCCAGCCTGTCTGTGGCAAAGCTTGAGGTTGAGCTTCCTAAACATGGATTGCCCGATACTGGCTTGAAGGCCGCCCTGGTGGAGAGGTTATCCAGATTCCTCAAAAGTGATCAG attccCCTTCCAGAGGATGAGGAACAGGATGAGGAGTCCAACCAAATTCTCGTAGTTGAGAACATCATCCAACTGTGGAAA GACTTTGAGGTGCAGGCAGTCGCCATGAAAGCTAGCCCAGGCGAGGAAGGCAATCTGACGCCTTCTTCCTTAATTCAAGGAGCGGGCAGTCAAGTGGGGAACATTCTTCCGCAAGGCTACATTTGA